A window from Gasterosteus aculeatus chromosome 14, fGasAcu3.hap1.1, whole genome shotgun sequence encodes these proteins:
- the sec16a gene encoding protein transport protein Sec16A isoform X6 has translation MQRPPATGPPGASGPPPPGPDMYRRTRPHKHATAAAATAQPITNPFAFVRAPPPMAAGPSLAAGGLPTVPSSNPPPMQAPPNTMYSQASSGLPPQLQTRGDVPAPHSGPPPSSLPGVTLFNPHSAASPGVYPAPSPVGYASSHTEQGYFNSTEPTPSMTTEPPSLAPVPGQTPFNQEFQRQPAPQPMMFQPVPPTTSYSQWPPDHGSRPPSVQNYFQPTSDPPPQAFNLPPQTQMYPSHTPSPHHNTPTPPTHAGRPQVQAPLPPQNPVNPPSSQWPDPNAPQQHNSHFQNPSYFSQTSAPQDSWFNTPPLDSGYHQMGTGPAHAHPRPYSVGSQQASNTGPAPNSAPAPVQVPYSQESGSLSMFFKDNDVENEETLAGDRNKAVNGLPGSFQPQSNPQAHSGQADVPLDYQGPPPADNSHLPYMSDGNPQASTHMSPDPHYDHVENLECVPNQEVLPSDIHGIPAAAGAAPGAAHVDQYETGPNLETPDSIQRPIRSASVSSNYSNMSHGSGSGTRRQQGVVGTFIQQESPRLTDDANLSAATGGYFEQIDTSPAVDVGVPHSSLEQMWPTTPSPPKPTGIFQASANSSFEPVRSHGVGVRPAEVDTANVVAEMGADAIPGNLEQPPDNMENIYGSAGGVPNLPHPVVHSLSRPSSRAFGGSRPCESPATTLWAQHDPGSLAASIVLAPAAPTVLAPLREPSTDVIQPPEDGPLDLQPSQRIQPSSQQHSENLENPPEVTKDAQQGVRAQGNVPVQMPASSSTPQVPPAPSQAAANSQPPPAEHPRTSDPRAAPQGQNDAPPVSGSGGQPSRDQYPPPAQGPPTGRAPPSAVAAAAAYPPWPAGPVPPGASHPAAAEPPRPPSSAGSQQGYGPPPPVPGQMYGGYYGNYGEYPDSRYPPGQYPPQPGQYPPPPGPYPPPPGDPRAQQYYQEGPYRGRVDPWYGRYEGQIPQARDPNYQYREPQPERPSSRASQYSDRPSSRQGYPEDYQRANPSAYSEYYADYAKHYEYGGYNYGQYDPRYREYYDPAYWANYGDSYKARDNLYNQQAYPARKEGYEDQWQYYPGYDASFDDDYRRRREPYADDFDRRSVHSEQSAHSVHSSQSHHSRRSSFSSRSQQSQVYTSQPDLVSAVYDTTSSTLAVDYSYAQYPNQPDATQNYSQYLYPSEYTADSTWIAPDQPPPRPATPEKFTMPHRCARFGPGGHLVQVLPNLPSAGQPALVDIHNLETILQDTPDQAELRSFPGPLVKEETHKVDVIKFSQNKALECSRDNNLLDRDSARLLWEFIVLLCRQNGTVVGTDIADLLLKEHRSVWLPGKSPNEANLIDFNNEPLARAEEGPGAGPLSLLSDTFMTVPENLGKETERFRELLLFGRKKDALEAAMKGGLWGHALLLASKMDNRTHARVMTRFANSLPINDPLQTVYQLMSGRMPASATCCGEEKWGDWRPHLAMVLSNLTHTLDLDTRTITTMGDTLVSKGLVDAAHFCYLMAQVGLGVFTKKSTKMVLIGSNHSLSFHQCATNEAIQRTEAYEYAQSLGSQSCSLPNFQVFKLIYACRLAEAGLSAQAFHYCEVISRNVLMQPSYYSPVFISQIIQMSEKLRFFDPQLKEKPEQELFNEPEWLIHLRQLDGQMRTGVITYNEDRATPTQFDCSSPSSDLDQLSPAEPYSVPHANHEVDGPAPDNQLMSSLLPGAQPQGVQLMPPAPTSILQDGMAPPQPLPTGEVPQFYPVPPSGPPGHMALSGYPPQDPGFAPPPFQPQPEQTEMYPGAHQQPLHAGHTSPYAHPAQLPHSPVQMNPPPPQMHHHMPNHVNQHMPPSPGHMAPAQQMSHPPPEMHAAQAISSSPRRSSFTPQMDFYDHMAHVAPGRRSRTTSQSSMHMASGRRSRTTSESSTHSGGRERSNSAVKQASPPPPSIPEQPRAEESKRVKKDSPKKGGGRGGGGGGGGGGWLNWLYRKGKNEAHLPDDKNKSIVWDENKQKWVDLNEPEEESKPLPPPPPGFPKMPHMPGPGGPGGPPSGGPPVNMFSRRAGTKSRYVDVLNPGRIAKPGGTAPPPAEIFAPLAPMSMPANLFVPSSAPGDQQPLEGSEGANQEQNSPNAIAATQMFNPTLLPPAPEGPAMPDGSRSGELSRSSSMSSLSREVSQHLNQSPAQETAPAGGVTFYNPAAQFAQPSGGGARSGRLGGPRQYPVLK, from the exons ATGCAGCGTCCTCCTGCGACCGGACCTCCAGGAGCCTCGGGCCCACCTCCGCCCGGGCCCGATATGTACCGCAGGACCAGGCCTCACAAGCATGcaacggcagcagcagccactgCACAACCCATCACAAACCCTTTTGCTTTTGTTAGAGCGCCTCCCCCTATGGCTGCAGGTCCGTCTTTGGCTGCAGGTGGTCTCCCAACAGTACCCAGCAGCAATCCCCCACCAATGCAAGCCCCACCTAACACCATGTACTCTCAGGCCAGCTCAGGGCTGCCTCCACAACTGCAGACGCGGGGGGATGTCCCAGCTCCTCATTCTGGTCCGCCACCCTCCTCTCTACCAGGGGTGACGCTGTTCAACCCTCACAGTGCAGCATCCCCCGGTGTCTACCCAGCACCCAGTCCTGTAGGATATGCATCGTCGCATACTGAACAGGGTTATTTTAATTCAACAGAACCGACGCCATCTATGACCACAGAGCCGCCGTCTTTGGCCCCAGTACCGGGCCAGACCCCTTTCAACCAGGAATTTCAACGACAGCCTGCTCCTCAGCCCATGATGTTCCAGCCCGttccccccaccacctcctatTCTCAGTGGCCCCCTGATCATGGAAGTCGCCCTCCGTCTGTTCAGAATTATTTCCAGCCTACTAGTGACCCTCCGCCACAGGCTTTCAATTTACCCCCACAGACCCAGATGTACCCCTCCCACACCCCATCGCCCCATCacaacacccccacccctccaacaCACGCCGGACGTCCCCAGGTtcaagctcctcttcctccccaaaaCCCTGTAAATCCCCCAAGTTCACAGTGGCCCGACCCAAATGCACCTCAGCAGCATAATTCCCACTTCCAAAATCCAAGCTATTTCAGTCAGACATCTGCCCCCCAGGACTCATGGTTCAATACACCTCCATTGGACTCAGGCTACCACCAAATGGGGACCGGCCCAGCGCATGCTCACCCCCGGCCTTACTCTGTTGGATCGCAACAAGCGTCCAACACTGGGCCTGCACCTAATTCTGCCCCTGCCCCAGTCCAAGTCCCGTACTCTCAGGAGTCTGGTTCACTCTCAATGTTCTTCAAAGACAATGATGTGGAAAACGAGGAAACACTGGCCGGAGACCGAAACAAGGCAGTCAACGGTCTCCCGGGATCCTTTCAGCCTCAGAGCAACCCACAAGCCCATAGTGGCCAAGCAGATGTTCCTTTGGATTATCAAGGACCTCCTCCAGCAGATAATTCCCACCTACCGTACATGAGTGATGGAAACCCTCAGGCAAGCACCCATATGTCTCCTGATCCCCATTACGACCATGTGGAGAATTTGGAGTGTGTGCCGAACCAGGAAGTATTACCCAGTGATATCCATGgcatccctgctgctgctggtgctgctcctGGTGCAGCGCATGTCGACCAGTATGAAACCGGCCCTAACCTGGAGACTCCTGATTCCATCCAAAGACCGATTAGATCTGCCAGCGTGTCCTCCAACTATAGCAATATGAGCCATGGAAGTGGAAGCGGCACCCGAAGGCAGCAGGGAGTAGTCGGTACCTTTATTCAGCAGGAAAGCCCGCGTCTCACCGATGATGCCAACCTCTCTGCTGCCACTGGAGGCTACTTTGAGCAGATCGACACTTCTCCAGCTGTTGATGTGGGCGTGCCACACAGCTCCCTGGAGCAGATGTGGCCCACCACACCTAGCCCCCCCAAACCAACTGGTATCTTTCAGGCCAGTGCAAACAGCTCCTTTGAACCTGTACGCTCCCATGGGGTTGGGGTGCGTCCGGCCGAAGTTGATACGGCCAACGTGGTTGCAGAAATGGGTGCCGATGCTATCCCCGGCAATCTGGAGCAGCCGCCGGATAACATGGAAAATATTTATGGCTCAGCAGGGGGTGTTCCTAATCTGCCACACCCAGTggttcactctctctctcgacCTTCATCCCGTGCTTTTGGGGGCAGTCGGCCCTGCGAGAGCCCCGCCACGACCCTGTGGGCTCAGCATGATCCCGGCAGCCTGGCCGCCAGCATCGTCCTGGCCCCCGCAGCCCCAACAGTACTCGCCCCTTTACGGGAGCCCAGTACCGATGTCATCCAACCTCCAGAGGATGGCCCGCTGGACCTGCAACCCTCTCAGAGAATCCAGCCATCTTCACAGCAGCACTCGGAGAACCTAGAGAACCCACCAGAG GTCACCAAAGATGCTCAGCAGGGGGTAAGAGCACAAGGGAATGTCCCTGTCCAGATGCCGGCCTCTTCATCTACCCCACAGGTACCACCAGCACCCTCCCAAGCAGCTGCAAACAGCCAACCCCCACCGGCCGAACATCCCAGGACATCCGACCCTCGGGCGGCGCCGCAGGGACAGAATGATGCTCCTCCTGTTTCAGGGAGTGGAGGACAACCCTCTAGGGACCAGTATCCACCTCCAGCACAGGGGCCTCCCACAGGGAGGGCTCCCCcatccgctgttgctgctgctgctgcatacccCCCATGGCCTGCGGGACCAGTACCTCCAGGAGCTTCCCACCCAGCTGCCGCAGAACCACCTCGACCGCCTTCCTCTGCAGGCAGCCAGCAAGGCTATGGACCCCCTCCTCCAGTGCCAGGGCAGATGTATGGTGGCTATTATGGTAATTATGGAGAATACCCGGATAGCAGGTATCCACCTGGCCAGTACCCACCTCAACCTGGCCAGTACCCACCTCCGCCTGGCCCGTATCCACCTCCGCCTGGGGATCCTAGAGCACAGCAATATTATCAA GAGGGTCCATACAGGGGCAGAGTAGATCCTTGGTACGGCCGATATGAGGGGCAGATCCCACAGGCTCGCGATCCAAACTACCAGTACAGAGAGCCCCAGCCTGAGCGCCCCAGCTCCAGAGCCAGTCAGTACTCTGACAGGCCCTCATCCAG GCAAGGATATCCTGAAGATTACCAGAGAGCCAACCCAAGTGCCTACAGTGAATATTATGCAGATTACGCCAAACACTATGAATACGGAG GCTACAACTACGGACAGTATGACCCCCGGTACAGAGAATACTATGATCCCGCCTACTGGGCGAATTATGGTGACAGCTACAAAGCCAGAGACAACTTGTACAATCAACAGGCTTATCCTGCCAG GAAAGAGGGCTACGAGGATCAGTGGCAGTACTACCCCGGCTATGATGCCAGCTTCGATGATGACTACCGGCGACGCAGAGAGCCGTACGCCGATGACTTTGACCGGCGCAGCGTCCACAGCGAGCAGTCGGCGCACAGTGTGCACAGCTCTCAGAGCCACCACAGCAGGCGGAGCAGCTTCAGCTCGCGATCACAACAG AGCCAGGTGTACACAAGCCAGCCTGACTTGGTGTCAGCAGTCTATGACACCACATCATCCACGCTGGCTGTGGACTACTCCTATGCACAGTACCCCAACCAGCCTGATGCCACCCAGAACTACAGCCAGTACCTGTATCCCTCCGAGTACACGGCAGACAGCACCTGGATCGCCCCTGATCAGC CTCCTCCACGTCCTGCAACTCCAGAGAAGTTCACGATGCCCCACCGTTGTGCCCGCTTTGGACCTGGCGGTCATCTGGTTCAAGTTCTGCCCAACCTCCCCTCAGCTGGACAGCCTGCTCTCGTTGATATCCACAATTTGGAG ACCATCCTGCAAGATACCCCGGATCAGGCTGAGCTCCGATCTTTCCCTGGACCGCTTGTTAA GGAGGAGACCCACAAGGTGGACGTGATCAAGTTCTCCCAGAACAAAGCGCTGGAGTGTTCCCGTGACAACAACCTCTTGGACAGGGACTCTGCCCGCCTGCTCTGGGAATTCATCGTGCTGCTCTGCAGACAGAACGGG ACCGTGGTCGGCACGGACATCGCCGACCTGCTGCTCAAGGAGCACCGCTCAGTGTGGCTGCCGGGCAAAAGTCCAAACGAAGCCAACTTGATTGATTTCAACAACGAACCGCTGGCACGAGCCGAGGAGGGCCCAGGAGCCGGGCCGCTATCCCTCCTATCCGACACCTTCATGACCGTCCCAGAGAACCTTGGCAAGGAAACCGAACGCTTccgggagctgctgctgtttggccGCAAGAAG GACGCCCTAGAGGCGGCTATGAAGGGGGGTCTCTGGGGCCACGCCCTGCTGTTGGCCAGTAAGATGGACAACCGGACCCATGCACGTGTCATGACAAG GTTTGCCAACAGTTTGCCCATCAATGACCCTCTTCAGACAGTGTACCAGCTCATGTCTGGGAGGATGCCTGCATCAGCCACC TGCTGCGGGGAGGAGAAGTGGGGGGACTGGCGCCCCCACCTGGCCATGGTGCTGTccaacctcacacacacgctggacCTGGACACTCGCACCATCACCACTATGGGGGACACCCTCG TATCCAAGGGGCTGGTTGACGCCGCTCACTTCTGCTACTTGATGGCCCAGGTCGGTCTGGGAGTCTTCACGAAGAAGAGCACCAAGATGGTTCTGATCGGCTCCAACCACAG TTTGTCCTTTCACCAATGTGCGACCAATGAAGCTATCCAGAGGACTGAGGCCTACGAGTATGCTCAGTCTCTGGGCTCGCAGTCGTGCTCACTACCCAATTTCCAG GTGTTCAAGTTGATCTATGCATGCCGTCTGGCCGAAGCGGGTCTGAGCGCTCAGGCCTTCCACTACTGTGAAGTCATTTCACGGAATGTCCTCATGCAGCCTTCCTATTACTCTCCTGTTTTCATAAGCCAAATTATACAG ATGTCGGAAAAGCTGCGATTCTTTGATCCACAACTGAAGGAGAAGCCGGAGCAGGAGTTGTTCAATGAGCCGGAATGGCTGATCCACCTCAGGCAGCTGGATGGACAgatgagg ACGGGAGTGATCACATACAACGAAGACCGAGCAACTCCTACACAGTTCGACTGCAGCAGCCCCAGCTCCGACCTGGACCAGCTGAGTCCAGCGGAACCGTACAGCGTGCCTCATGCTAATCATGAGGTAGACGGCCCCGCCCCCGACAACCAACTGATGAGCTCTTTACTGCCCGGGGCTCAACCGCAGGGAGTTCAGCTGATGCCCCCAG CTCCCACCTCTATCCTCCAAGACGGGATGGCACCTCCTCAGCCCTTGCCCACCGGTGAGGTCCCCCAGTTCTACCCAGTACCCCCCAGTGGACCCCCAGGCCACATGGCCCTCTCGGGCTACCCTCCACAGGACCCTGGCTTTGCCCCGCCTCCCTTTCAACCCCAACCGGAGCAGACCGAGATGTACCCAGGAGCCCATCAGCAGCCTCTTCATGCGGGCCACACGTCTCCGTACGCGCACCCCGCTCAGCTGCCGCATTCACCAGTACAGATGAACCCCCCGCCGCCCCAGATGCACCATCACATGCCCAATCACGTGAACCAACACATGCCCCCTTCCCCCGGGCACATGGCGCCTGCACAGCAGATGTCCCACCCCCCGCCGGAGATGCACGCTGCTCAGGCCATATCCTCCTCCCCACGCAGGAGCTCCTTCACACCACAGATGGACTTCTATGACCACATGGCTCACGTT GCCCCCGGCAGGAGGTCACGGACAACGTCACAGTCTTCGATGCATATG GCTTCGGGGCGCCGCTCTCGCACCACCTCAGAATCTTCTACTCACTCGGGCGGCAGGGAGCGGAGCAACTCGGCCGTCAAGCAGGCCTCTCCGCCTCCGCCCTCGATCCCCGAACAGCCGCGCGCAGAAGAGTCCAAGAGAGTCAAGAAAGACTCCCCGAAAAAG GGTGGTGgtaggggtggaggaggaggaggaggtggtggtggttggcTAAACTGGCTCTATAGGAAGGGAAAGAACGAGGCTCACTTGCCcgatgacaaaaacaaatct ATTGTCTGGGATGAAAATAAGCAGAAATGGGTGGACTTGAACGAGCCTGAAGAGGAG agcaagccccttccacctcctccccccggctTTCCCAAGATGCCACACATGCCTGGTCCCGGAGGACCTGGCGGACCTCCGAGTGGTGGCCCTCCTGTCAACATGTTCTCCAGGAGAGCGG gcACAAAGAGCCGGTATGTGGACGTTCTGAACCCCGGCAGGATTGCTAAGCCGGGCGGAACGGCGCCTCCTCCTGCGGAGATCTTCGCCCCTTTGGCGCCAATGTCCATGCCCGCTAACTTGTTTGTGCCTAGTTCGG CTCCTGGCGATCAACAACCTCTGGAAGGCAGCGAAGGAGCAAATCAGGAGCAGAATTCACCGAACGCCATCGCTGCTACACAG ATGTTCAACCCAACGTTGTTACCGCCCGCCCCAGAAGGTCCTGCCATGCCTGATGGTTCACGATCCGGGGAG CTCTCGCGTTCTAGCTCAATGAGTTCTTTATCACGAGAAGTGAGTCAGCATTTAAACCAG AGTCCCGCCCAGGAAACGGCACCCGCTGGAGGCGTCACCTTTTATAACCCTGCAGCACAGTTTGCACAG CCATCGGGAGGCGGAGCCCGCTCTGGGCGTTTGGGGGGTCCGCGGCAGTACCCGGTGTTGAAATAA